The genomic DNA TAAGAACTCAGGTTTATAAACCACTTCTTTTTCGCGTTGCTCATCGCAGTATCTATAGGGATCATCAAACAAGCCCAGTTTATATTTTGTTAGCAGAATTCTTCGGCAAGCATCATTAATCAATGCTTCATCTACGTTTCCTTCATTCACTAATTCTTCTAAATAGAGACGATTTGCACTGCTCATCATATCCATATCGATGCCCGCATCTATAGCTAATTTTGTGGCATGTTTTTCATCTTCTGCAAATCCATGAGGCACTAATTCGTTAATAGCCGTATAATCGGTAACTACAAAACCACTAAAATTCCATTCCTCTCTTAAAATATCTCTAAAAATAAATTTATTTCCTGTTGCTGGCACACCATTAACTTCATTAAAAGCCGTCATAAATGTTTCTACACCTGCCTCTACAGTTGCTTTAAAAGGTGGTAAGTATACATTTCTAAGTTCGTCCTCGCCCATATTTACTGTATGGTAATCACGACCAGCCTGTGCAGCACCATAGCCCACAAAATGTTTTGCGCAAGCAAGTATCGTATTATGTTTGGATAAATCCTCTCCTTGAAACCCTTTTACATATGCTTTTGCAATTTCACTACCTAAATAAACGTCTTCACCAGCACCTTCTGAGATACGTCCCCAACGTGGGTCTCTCCCTATATCTACCATGGGGGCAAAGGTCCAATGTATGCCTTCTGCCGAGGCTTCCTCGGCTGCAATGCGCGACCCTTTTTCTATATCGTCTAGATCCCAACTTGCTGCTAATCCTAAATTAATCGGGAAAATGGTTCTAAAACCATGAATAACATCATAGCCAAACAACAACGGGATACCTAACCTTGTTTCTTCTACCGCCAGTTTTTGCAAATCTCTAGTTCCTTTAGCTGAATATACATTCAGCATGGCACCAACATTGCCTTCTTTTATGTATTTTTTATTATTGGAACTCACTGTTGGGCCCGTAACCGTCCAACCGCCACTATACATGACGGTTTGACCAATTTTTTCCTGTAAAGTCATTAGACTCATCAAGGAATCGACTTTAATGTCGAACGGTGTTACATTAGAAACCTTGCTAACGACATTTTTAGAGTCGGTACGACAACTAAAAACGGTCATTATGAGTAAAAAAATGTAAGCTTTGGTTAGAGTATTAATCATTTTTTTAGTGTTTATTTTATATAATTATCAAAATAATAATTTGAATTCAACAATAGACAGGCTTTGGAAATCGACATCATAACGTATTGAATTCATTTATTTTTCATTTCCTTTAGTAATTAAATCCTAATTTATCCAGTCCTTTTTTAACATCTTCATTTTGCATAAATAGGTTCCATAACAACCCTGTTCTATGATTTTCAATCATAATAATTTGGGGTCCCTGATCTATAGCAAGGTAAGCTTCGGTGACCCAAAAATTATAATGCGGACTAAAGGCATCGTAAAATCCTGCCGGTCCTAATAATTTATCTTTATTTTGATATAAATAATGCATCACTTTAAGAGATTCCGTAGGTGTGTAGGGTATAGAACAAATGGCTGCTGTTGGAGATACTACCCCTTTGTCGTTTGAAGGACTATGTGCAGAATACCCTCTGGAACCGTCTGTATTTCTTGAGTAACTTGCTGTTAAGCCCCAGCAGTCTTCGCCATAATCTATATAATTTTTCGGATTGGCTATACAATATTGACGATTAATCTTAGTATGGTTGACTACCAAATTCCAATAATTCCCATATTGATCGGTTAAGTTTCTAGGATTTAATCCTAAGAATGAATAATGACTAAAAAACAAAGGCCCTCCAAAATTGGAGCCACCAGAATGTCTTAACACCAATGGAAAACCATACTGTGAAGTTGAGGAAGTAATCGCCCCATTTTTAGCCCAACCTTTTTCGTAATCTGTTTTATCAATTGTATAATCTGGTGAAGCGGCGGCTAAAATATAAGTGATTAAAACTTCATTATAGCCTGTTAGCTTCAAGTTGATATCGAAACCATAATTAGGACTCCAGTGCCAGTATAAGACCTCTTGGTTTTGGGTATACCAATTCCATTCTACACCCTTCCATAATTCATCTGCTTGTTCTGCCAAAGCTTTTTCTGTATCTGAACCATTTTTGAAATATTCTTTGATACAAATGAGTCCTTGTACCAAAAATGCAGTTTCTACCAAATCACCCCCATTATCCTTTGTGCTAAAGGGTAATGCATTACCTGAGTTACCATCTATCCAATGTGACCATGCGCCGTGAAAACGATCTGCGTTTTTTAAAAATGTTAATATTTTACTTAATCTGGAAATACCTTGTTCTCTTGTAATAAAATCGCGCTCTATACCTACCAGAATACTCATGAGTCCAAAACCAGTACCACCTGTTGTGACTACATTTTGATTGAGTGTCGGATTATCTGGATGATATCTTTCTTTTGCAGCACCAGAACTTGAGTGTGCAAAATCCCAGAAGTATTTAAAGGTTTCTTTTTGGGTTAGATCCATCATGTCTTCATCACTTAATGGTACTACTCCAGTAGGATCATCATCTGACCCTGGAATATAAGGTTCCTGATACCCCGGACCATTATCTTTCCCACAAGAAAAACATACAACACACAATAATATCAATGAATATCGAAGCATAGAAATTTATTCGTCTTTTTTGTGTGTGAATCCTAATTTATCCAGCCCTTTTTGGATGTCTTTATTTGCCATAAAGAAGTTCCACAACATCCCGGAACGATAATTTTCAATCATTACAGGAATAGGTCCCTGGTCTATAGCTAAATATCTTGGCGTATACCAATTATGTTCAAAACTAAAGGCATCGTAAGGCCCATATTTCCCTATGAGACTATCATGGTCTTTATATAACTTTTTTAACATTTGCATGCTCTCTTTTGGCGTATATGGAAATGAGGACAGTGCTGCCGTTGGTGCAATCACACCTAGATCTTTATCTGGCCTATGTCCTTTATAACCTTTTACGGAATAACTTGATGTCAAACCCCAGATACTATCTCCATAACCTTTATAATTTTTTGGATTAGCTACTGCATGCTTGTAATGAATTTTGGCTTGATTTTGAACGAGTTTCCAATAATCCGCATAGGTATCTGATAATCCTTTTGGATTTAATCCGGTATAGGAATAATGTGCCCAAAACATAGGACCTACAGGAGATTTATCATGTTCGTAATAATCAAGAATTAAATCTTCCCCATAATATGTTTCATTAGAAACAATATCTCCATTTCTAGCCCAACCTTTATGATACACTGATTCATTTACAGCATGTGTAGGTGATGAGGCTGCTAAAACATACATAATTAGACATTCATTATATCCCCCAACCGGAAAATCCATATCCCAGTTGTATTCTGGTGACCAATGCCAATACAATACATCTTCGCCTTTGGTATACCAATCCCATTCTACGTCATGCCAAAGTTTATCTATTTTTTCTACTAATTTTTGTTCCTCTTCATTACCACCTTTAAAATATTCGGCAACTGTTAACATACCTTGAACTAAAAATGCAGTTTCTACCAAATCTCCGCCATTATCTTTTTTGCTAAAGGGCATCATTTTACCTGTTTGCCCATCCAACCAATGTGGCCATGCTCCATGATACCTATCTGCTTTTTCAAGAAAATTAATCATTTTAACAAAACGCCCTAACGCCTGCTCTCTGGTTATAAATCCGCGTTTCACCCCTACCAAAATAGCCATCATTCCAAAACCAGTACCTCCTATGGTAACGGTATGTTTTGGTGATGTAGGGTAAATATCGTCCATATGTAAACGTTCTGGGGCAAGACCTGAGTTAGGTTCTGCGCCGTCCCAAAAATAATTGAAAGTTTGTTTTTGAATGGTATCCAACAACGCTTCATCATCTAAAATGATCGTTGTGTTTTTGGAGTTGATAGTATTGTCATTATTCTTTCCATCGTTCTTACAATTGAAAAAAATAGTCAAGACAATTAATAATGTAAATAATTCATGCTTCATAAAAGTATGTATGATAAATTAATTGAGGATATCTAAAAAGTGTCATTCAGAATGAAATGAAGAATCTCTTATGATTTATATGCTTCAATTTACAGAACAATAAGATTCTTCGCTATTATGCTCTGAATGACAAAATAAATTACTTTTTAGATACCCTCAATTCTACTAATTAAACTTAAACAACATAAGTCTTAATTACCCATAATGGTTTGAATTTCTGATTGAGACAAGGCTTTGTCATACAAGCGTAATTCATCCATTAAACTTAGATCTGACCAGTGATTCCATTGTGTGAAATTTGGTGCTCCAGACATGACAGACAATATATCTACACCTGTCCAATCTACTGGTGAAGCTAAAGCATTTTCAGCAACAACTTCTCCGTCTATATAAACTGTTGCCTTGTCACTGGCAATAGTAAACGCTAAATGAATCCATTTATCTACAGAGGGGTCAACATCTGCAGTCGCGCCACCATCAACCCATTGATTTGCTGAACCTAGACCTACATTGAGTTTAAAACGTTGCATACCGCCTGCATCTTCCCTGAAAAAACTAAATCCTTTTGTTAAATCATTTTTAGTGCCTCCATCTGTCATTGGTGATCTCATAGCTAATATACCAGCTCTGTTCGGATCGTTATTCACCTTATACCAACATGTGGCACTAAACTCGTTAGTCGTTAATGCGCCTCTTTCGTCTGTAGGAAACGTTAAATAAGAATCTGTTGCACCAGCATACGCATCTGTACCTTCAACACTCTCACCTGCAAAACCTGGCGTGCCCACTTTAGCTGCTTCAAGGTCTCTGAACAGTTCATTGTAGTTGCCATCAAAAGGCATATAAAACATCTCTCCAGCATAAGTTGGTGTGTAGCCTGAAACAAATTCACCTGAATCATCTGCCATAATTTGCAGTATTTCCTGCTGAGAAATCGCGCGATCAAAAATCCTGAATTCATCCAACAAACTTTGATCTGACCAGTGATTCCATTGTGTGAAATTAGGTGCTCCGGACATAATTGAGAGGATGTTACAATCCGTCCAATCGATACCATCATGTGGACCTGTTTTCACTACCTGACCATCGATATAAACCGTGGCTTCATTTCCAGCAATGGTAAATGCAAAATTAACCCACTTATCAGCAGTTGGATCTACATCGGCTGCCGTATTCCCATCAAACCAATGATTCTTTTCTCCGGATCCTACATTTAATTTAAAGCGCTGATTGCCTGCTACATCTTCCCTAAAAAAAGTAAAGCCTTTCTTTAAATCATGTTTTCCATCTACCATAGGAGACCGCAGTGTTACGACACCTGCTCTTTTTACCCCATTCTTATTTGGAGCATCATTTACTTTCATCCAAAAAATGGCACTGAATTCGTTATTTTTAAAACGATCTGCTGGAAATGTTAAATACGATTCCTGAGCTCCCATATAAGAGCTTGCTCCGTTTAAATTATCGTCATTAAACCCTGGAGTTCCTTCTACTGCTGCCTTTTCAAGGCTTACTAAATCTGTATAATCTCCATCAAAGGCTATATATAAAATTTCGTTTGGATATTTTGGGATGTAAGCAGGTTCTTTAGTAAAATTTATCGTTTCAATAGTCGTTTTATCGCTAATATCCGTAGCAACAACCTTAAGTTCATGGTCTCCATCCGCAATCTGATCATAGATCAAATTATCAACAACTAATCGACGATAATCAATGAAAGAATCAAAATTATTCAATTGTACATTGTCAATTGAGACTGCTACAGATTTTAATTCAATGTCATCAGCCGCTTCAAACTTAATATCAACACTGGCAAATACTTCATTAACCTTTAAAGTAAGGCCTTCAGTTGGAGATGTTATTGAAATAACTGGTGCTCCTGCATCTGGGCCTGGGTCTACTGCTGTTATTGAGTCGATACCGTTATCACAAGAAAATACCAGTAATATCAATAACAACGCAAGAATACTATTTATAATTTTTTTCATTTTCTGTTGTTTTTTATTAGAATTAGTTAGTCAATCAAATCACCCAGTATTGGGAACTCGTCTATTTGATCTTGATGATAGGTTACAAATTTTTTATCGGCAGTAAACGTTCTACCTTCATAACTCAACTCATTATAGCGTTCTAATCTCACCATATCAAAAAATCGTTTGCCCCACTCCATAGCAAGTTCAGCATATTTTTCATCAACAAGCTGATCTAAGTTAACACCACTAAGCGGTGTGAGCCCAGCTCTTTCTCTAACCATATTTACTGCCTGATCTGCTGTCATAGCAGAATTAGAAGCTCCTTGAATTAAGGCTTCAGCATACATTAAAAGTGTTTCGGCATAACGGAATATGATATAATTCTTATTGCTACCGTAGGCTCTACGCTCACCGATAAGCTGATTGGTTGGCATGTAGTGTTTACCACTTGAAAAGATAGCTCTTTCACTATCATTCAGTTGATCGCCATCCCTGGTTGTGTTAGATACAAAGTTTGGCAGTGTTGCTGACGTATAAGTCGTCGTTGCAATAATACTATCAATACCTTTTTGAGTGAACAACACTGAAGTTTCCAAACGTTCATCTTCTCCTCTATCCAACATAAACTCAATATACTTCATACTTGGCTCAAAAAAGCCCCATCCTCCACTAGCACCGTCAACAGCTGGCGTCCAGCCTTGAGGGCCGTAAGGCGCATAAAGGTGGCTTACATTTTCGCCTGTACCTTGACCAAAATCAGAGAATTGCATTTCGAAAAGGCTTTCATCACTCAATTTCCCTGGAGTTTTAAAAAGCTCGTAAAAGTCTGGGTATAAACTAAATTTCCCTGAACTAATTATCTGACCTGTGGCATCGGCTACCGCCTGATAGTTTTTAAGTTCTTGATTTGCAGAAGCTTTAATCATTAACGCTGTGTATTTAGTGACACCTCCTGGTAAGTCTGTGCGTTCATTTGGGCGCATGTCCAATAAAAAAGGAATTGCCTCATCCATTTGATCTGAGATATGCTGCATAACTTCATCTTTACTAGGCACTGAAGTGACATTAGCAAAATCATTAAGATTGGAAGATTCTGGTATGAAGACTGCACCGTAAACTTGTGAAAGTTGTAAAAGCAGTATAGATCGAAGTACTTTTGCTTCTGCTATATACTGTTCTCCTAGTGCAACACCTTCATCGTCTGCTAATTCCATATACCTGCTAATTTGTTCCATTGCTGTATGTGCAGTAATTATGGTCCCATAATAGCCTTCCCATAATGTTCTTGAACCAAAAAACGAGTTGTCATATACATAACGGTCTTGGTTTTTAAGCCCCTGCTGGTCTCCAGCTGCATTTACATCATCTCCCCTAGTGGAAATAACCAAAGGTCTTTCCCAGTTTCTATATGAAACTTCGGCATAAACGCCTATGAGAGAAAAAACCATCTCATCGGTTTTAGAAAAATCTGTTCCACCTGCAAAATTGTTGTTAAGTTCTGGTTGATTCAATTCGTTTGAACAGCCTGTAAGCATAACACACAACAAGATTATTAGCGCAGACAGTTTGTTTATTTTTATTTGTATCATAGCTATTATTTTTAAATTTTAATATTTACACCTAACGTATATACGCCAGGGATAGGATAGGTTTGTTGGTCTCTACCATTTGCAACTTCTGGGTTAAACCCATTGTATTTAAATAGTGTCAATGGTCGTTCTGCTGTAATATAAAATCTAATATTTGGATTGAATTTCCCCTTTAATCTTGGTAGTGTATATCCTAATGTTACGTTTTGTAATCGCACAAAATCACCATCTTCTATAAAGAAGCTATTAAGAAATTGATTGCTCCATGGATTTCTTATACCTCTTGCAGATGGGTAGGTATTTGATGTCCCTTCACCACGCCAACGATTAATTGCAAAATCCCTATCTATATTTGGGTCTGGTGATTGTCTGATTGAAAAGCGTTTTATATTTGCTATCACATTACCTCCTTGCCCAATAATATTTAAAGAAAAGTCAAAAGCCTTATAATTAAGTCCAAAGTTAAACCCGAAAGAATAAGAGGGTAAAAATGAGCCTAAATCTACGCGGTCTTGTGCATCAATCTCCATATCACCGCTATGATCAACAAATCTAAAATCTCCGGGTTCAACCGTTAAGCCATTTCCTCTTGCTGTTACAGCTGCAGGATCTGCCAGAATTTCATCTTCGGTTTGATACACGCCGGCAACCTCAAGTCCGAAAAAAGAATTTATGGAACCTCCAACAACAGACCTTTGGGCTACGTCGCCCCCAGAGGTTAAGTTTTCCTGTCCTGCTAAATCCAATATTTCATTTTTCAAGGTAGAAAAGTTTCCTCCAATACTATAGCTAAAGTCATCTGAAACACGTTTAGTCCAATTTACAACCAACTCAAGTCCTGAGTTTCTTATCACTCCAACATTTTGCCTGGTTTCTCCAGGTACTAAAAGTCTAGAGACTGGAATTATGGCATCCCTGGTTTCTCTATTAAAATAATCGGCATCGATGGATAGTTTACTATCGAATAATCTTGCGGTAATACCAAAGTTGGTTTCCTCTGTTACTTCCCACTTTAAAGCTTCAAAGTCACTGCTAGTAATAAGCCCTGGGAATCGGGTATCGCCAAAAGAAGCAATAGTTTCCTCGGAAGTGATTCCTCCTGAACTTGAAGCTACATTCGCATTCCCTAATTCACCCCAACTGGCTCTTAGCTTTAAAAAATCAAAAACGCCATTGTTTTCCATAAAAGGTTCGCTGGAAACTACCCAACCTGCACCAATTGTTGGGAAATACCCCCATTTTTCCTGGTATTTATTCGTACCATCAGCACGGAATGTACCATATAATAAATACTTATCGTCAAAATTATAAGCTACACGCCCAAAATAAGAGAAGAAATATTGTCTAGCCCCATCATCACCTGTAACTCGGTCGCCATTTCCTCTTTCGGTCAAATCGATATCATCCGACAAATCTAAAAAATAAGATTCATCACCTATTCCAAGTCCATTAGGGAAGTTTATGCCTTTTGCCTCAAGCTGTTCAAATGACCGGTCTCTAAACGAAGTACCCGCCAAAACAGTTAAGTTGTGTTTCCCCAAATTATTGTTATAAGTCAAGGTATTATCCCATGTTTGTTCAGAAAGTGTCTCATTTCTTTTGATTAATTCTGCAGTATTCCTGTTAGCAGTCCCAATACCAAAAGAAAATGGAAGCCTCACCTCTCTAACTTCAAGCGTTTCAAAATTGTGAAAATATGCTGTTTTAAAATCTAATTTATCGGGAATAACTTCGTATTGCAAATCAAAAGTCATCAGCGTATTTCGGATTTTACTTCTATTTTCTGTATTTTCCATCACCGGAAAAGGGTTTTGAGTCCCCCTATACCCTAAATCATTTGCATTGGCATAAGGTCTTGGAAACGCATCGGTTTTGGATGGATCGAGAACCGGCATAGTTGGTACCGCAAAATATGCCAAAGCAAATGCTGTTTCTTCTGGACGGTATCTGGTTGCATTGCTTAAAAGTGCTGAAACGCCAACTTTTAATCGATCGCTTACATCAACATTTAATTTGGTTCTAATGTTAAAACGTTCATAATCGTTTTTCATTCTAAGTATACCTTCTTGCTCAAATTGGCTTAACCCAACAGAATAGGTAATATTATCTGCACCTCCGGTAACACCCAAACTATGGTTTTGAATCAGCGCATTACGCAAAATTAAATCATACCAGTCTGTATTAACATCTGGAACATTTGGATTGATCCTACTTCTTCCGTAACGCTGCATGGCATTTTCAATAAACTGAGCTTCTGCATCAGAACCAGATTCCCTAGCCAAAGTCGCAAACTGTTCTGAATTTGAAAGTTTCACAACATTATGAGCTATTTGAACACCTTGATAGCCATTGTAAGTAATTTGAGGTTTCTGATTACGTTTACCTGAATGTGTTTCAATGAGTATAACACCATTTGCTGCTCTTACCCCATAAATTGCAGATGCAGACGCATCTTTCAAAACCGAAATAGTTTTTATGTCTTCAGTATTCAAAAAATCAATATCATCATAGAATGCACCGTCTACAACATAAAGAGGATCTGAGGCTCCATCTCCAGTGTAAGACCCTAGACCACGAACTCGCACTGTTGGTGATGTCCCCGGAGCACCACTACTTACTACCTGTAAACCTGCCACTTTTCCTTGTAGTGATTGCATGGCAGCTGCAGCTGGTGTTCTAGTAATGTCATCAGCTTTAATGGTAGTAATAGCACCTGTTAAATCTGCTTTCTTCTGCGTACCGTAACCAATAACCACGACCTCATCTAATGAAGCAATGTCTGGTTCAAGCGAAATATTTACAGTCGTTTGGTCTTGAATTTGTATCTCGACCGTTTTAAAACCCAGAGAGCTGAATTCTAAAATTTCTCCTTTGTTAACATTAATGGAATAGCCGCCATCAAAGTCTGTACTTACTCCTCTTATTGTGCCTTGTACAATGACATTAACTCCTGGTACAGGCAGATCATCTTCGGCACTTGTAACAATACCACTGATTGTTTTATCCTGAGCAAAAGCATGAAGTGTAAACAAAAGAATTAACAGTAAAGTAAATCTTGTTTTCATATAGTTTTAATTTAGAATGTTAGTTTGATACTAAATTATAAAGTATGGGGGTGCTCATCAAAAAATGACTTACACATAAATTACGTCATATGTGAAAAAAAATGAAAAAATCGCTATTGACGTATATTATAGCTACAAAAAATAAGCAGAAACATTAGGATTAAATAAGTTATGACGTAGTTTTGGCGTAGTATTCTTAAATGGGAATTTAAGAATTTTAATACTATTTATTTAAAATCTAGCAAATATTCACTTAAAGATTTGTCATTTTCTAAATTTAACTTGCGTTTTAATCGATATCTATGAGTTTCTAACCCTCTAATGGACACATTCATCAATGGCGCAATCTCTTTAGTTAGTAAATTCATTTTTATGTAAGCACAAATCTTCAAATCTTTATGTGTTAGTTTAGGATGCTTTGCTTTTAATTGATTGAAAAACTCTTCGTGTACTTGATTGAAATTATATTCAAATATTTCCCATTCATCTTCATGCCCTATGGAGTTATCTATTTTTCTCAATAGCCGTTTGTATGTAGATGAATTATCAAAACCTTCTTTATTTCTTATAAGTTCATTTTTAATTTCCAGCATGGACTCATTTTTTTTCACTAAAGCCATAGCTGTATTTGCCAATTGTTTACTTTTTAACTTGACTTCATTTTTTAAAGATTGATTTTTTAGCTGTACTATCTTCTTATCATTTTCTATGGTTTTCTCTTTCAAAAGTACTTCTTGCTCCTTTACAAATTTATCGTGTAAAATCTTTTGTTCTTTTTTGATTTTTCTTTTATGTAATCCATATACAATACCTCCTATGATTAAGGCCATTATAAAGTAGAACAAACTATTTTTGTACCACGGTGGTAAAATTGTAATCTGAATTATTTTTTCGGGAGAGACTTCACCCGATAGGTTTGTCGCTCTAAAATGAATACTATAATCTCCATTACTTAAACTCGATAATTCTAATCTCTCATTATCCATTTTATACCAGTTTAAAGCGTCTGATGTAGTAATGGCATACTCAAAAAAGTGGTTTTTTGATAGTGGTGACGATATGGAAATACTTATACTTTTATTAAAGGGAAACTCATAAACTTGTTCATGATTAATATCAACCAAGGTTTTATCTATTTCTACATGCTCAATAATGGGTTTCTGAAGTGTATCGCTTCTCTTTTTTGCTGTGTTATTTATTAACATAAAACCATCATATAGGTTTAATGTATATATGGAGTCATTAAGTTGTGAAACACTTTCTGCGTCTACTACGAGTCTTTTTTGAATAAGTTCATTAGGAAGATTCAAGCCTTTTTTATCCTCAGTTAATGATAGAAAAGTAATTTTATCGTTAGCATTATTGGTTACTAACTCATTAGCACCGGATTCGGAGATAATATCTGCATCTGTTCCAAAGGAATTGTTTAATAAATCGTGCGGAACGATACTATCAATCAAGGCCTCATATTTCTGCCAACCTCTATTTGTTTTAAAACAAATATCATTTTTAATTTTATGGACTTTAATACTAAAATCTGACCATAGTCCTTTATTCTTATAATTTTCAAACGTTACAATACTATCATAGCTTTTATCAAACCTCACTCTAAACAAACCTTTATAAGCATGAGCCGCCCATGCCGTATGTGCATCTTCAAAAACTAAATATTTTATTGGTATCGTTTTATTTCCCATGTGCCTGGAGTTCCATTTCCCTTCAGAAATATCAAATCTCACTAATCCTCCATAGGTGCCTTGAATAAAGGTGGTTTTCATTTCTGGAACTTTTTTAATCACCCAGCCTCCTGTAAATTCGGATATTTTTCTTAGTTTATTGTTTTCAACAAGATAAGTTCCATCATTATGTCCGCATAATAGTTGTCCGTTAATTTCTTTTAAACTCCAAACTTGTCCCTGAGAGCCTTCAATAAAATTAAGATCACCTTCTTTTAAATAAAACAGCCCTGTATTACTTCCCAGGTATAGTGTGTTTCTATAACTTATTACATCATAAACCGCACCTAATTTCCCCGAAGTGTCATTGTATAAAGTATGATTATAGTCCAGGTCTATTTCCGCTATACCATTATCTAGCCCCACCCACAAATTATTGTTACTTCCTAATTCATGACCTAAAA from Flavivirga abyssicola includes the following:
- a CDS encoding SusC/RagA family TonB-linked outer membrane protein; translated protein: MKTRFTLLLILLFTLHAFAQDKTISGIVTSAEDDLPVPGVNVIVQGTIRGVSTDFDGGYSINVNKGEILEFSSLGFKTVEIQIQDQTTVNISLEPDIASLDEVVVIGYGTQKKADLTGAITTIKADDITRTPAAAAMQSLQGKVAGLQVVSSGAPGTSPTVRVRGLGSYTGDGASDPLYVVDGAFYDDIDFLNTEDIKTISVLKDASASAIYGVRAANGVILIETHSGKRNQKPQITYNGYQGVQIAHNVVKLSNSEQFATLARESGSDAEAQFIENAMQRYGRSRINPNVPDVNTDWYDLILRNALIQNHSLGVTGGADNITYSVGLSQFEQEGILRMKNDYERFNIRTKLNVDVSDRLKVGVSALLSNATRYRPEETAFALAYFAVPTMPVLDPSKTDAFPRPYANANDLGYRGTQNPFPVMENTENRSKIRNTLMTFDLQYEVIPDKLDFKTAYFHNFETLEVREVRLPFSFGIGTANRNTAELIKRNETLSEQTWDNTLTYNNNLGKHNLTVLAGTSFRDRSFEQLEAKGINFPNGLGIGDESYFLDLSDDIDLTERGNGDRVTGDDGARQYFFSYFGRVAYNFDDKYLLYGTFRADGTNKYQEKWGYFPTIGAGWVVSSEPFMENNGVFDFLKLRASWGELGNANVASSSGGITSEETIASFGDTRFPGLITSSDFEALKWEVTEETNFGITARLFDSKLSIDADYFNRETRDAIIPVSRLLVPGETRQNVGVIRNSGLELVVNWTKRVSDDFSYSIGGNFSTLKNEILDLAGQENLTSGGDVAQRSVVGGSINSFFGLEVAGVYQTEDEILADPAAVTARGNGLTVEPGDFRFVDHSGDMEIDAQDRVDLGSFLPSYSFGFNFGLNYKAFDFSLNIIGQGGNVIANIKRFSIRQSPDPNIDRDFAINRWRGEGTSNTYPSARGIRNPWSNQFLNSFFIEDGDFVRLQNVTLGYTLPRLKGKFNPNIRFYITAERPLTLFKYNGFNPEVANGRDQQTYPIPGVYTLGVNIKI
- a CDS encoding helix-turn-helix and ligand-binding sensor domain-containing protein, with translation MQLKHYKVLFLFSFFMASHNVTAQYIPYFKNYALTEYNAGNQNWDVSGADNGKLYVANDKGLVEFDGLKWNFYQLPNKTIIRSVLAHKDVIYTGSYEEFGYWKKNSKGKLVYTPLSNFKENETPSDEEFWQIFFHDDAILFRSFSNLYIYNNGEIKRIKPESTILSCSVVDNNVYVSTVRNGIFILEGDILRPFINTSEFVDVKIISIDNYNKEKLLITTALNGCYIYNKANNRLEIWESNISNIIKEQQLNTFQALKNGDMVFGTIKNGVYVTNKSGHVKYHINKENGLLNNTVLGHELGSNNNLWVGLDNGIAEIDLDYNHTLYNDTSGKLGAVYDVISYRNTLYLGSNTGLFYLKEGDLNFIEGSQGQVWSLKEINGQLLCGHNDGTYLVENNKLRKISEFTGGWVIKKVPEMKTTFIQGTYGGLVRFDISEGKWNSRHMGNKTIPIKYLVFEDAHTAWAAHAYKGLFRVRFDKSYDSIVTFENYKNKGLWSDFSIKVHKIKNDICFKTNRGWQKYEALIDSIVPHDLLNNSFGTDADIISESGANELVTNNANDKITFLSLTEDKKGLNLPNELIQKRLVVDAESVSQLNDSIYTLNLYDGFMLINNTAKKRSDTLQKPIIEHVEIDKTLVDINHEQVYEFPFNKSISISISSPLSKNHFFEYAITTSDALNWYKMDNERLELSSLSNGDYSIHFRATNLSGEVSPEKIIQITILPPWYKNSLFYFIMALIIGGIVYGLHKRKIKKEQKILHDKFVKEQEVLLKEKTIENDKKIVQLKNQSLKNEVKLKSKQLANTAMALVKKNESMLEIKNELIRNKEGFDNSSTYKRLLRKIDNSIGHEDEWEIFEYNFNQVHEEFFNQLKAKHPKLTHKDLKICAYIKMNLLTKEIAPLMNVSIRGLETHRYRLKRKLNLENDKSLSEYLLDFK